A single window of Aphidius gifuensis isolate YNYX2018 linkage group LG1, ASM1490517v1, whole genome shotgun sequence DNA harbors:
- the LOC122861058 gene encoding ribonuclease H2 subunit B: MPRIKASPKKCVKTSNSHPAANSWVFLMKGDGLDGNDGGKPDVVKLKHPASGQSAMFVFSTGDLTVQEVLTFDENKRSWFIDDNVKSDGKMHLSTPIDPIFLVLPYLRNSQHVMPLEQVLRDEDYPETSRLAKCQNLKLSLVADRKGDESYQAFKYNEEKTMCWLQKKVERVADILRQKGIHVSQGAVSANYVKSTKYEPGTDIEYIKYAHGIVSEYLTDDLSKKLAQYLNIPDEADKKRKLNTNPKDGPEEKRQKKEPDDENLSRSRALDLTKPEKPQKPPTLTKKELARQKAAAGSKSITNFFKIK, translated from the exons atgccaAGGATAAAAGCATCACCTAAAAAATGTGTCAAGACATCAAATTCACATCCAGCTGCAAATAGCTGGGTATTTCTTATGaaag gTGATGGTCTTGATGGAAATGATGGTGGTAAACCtgatgttgttaaattaaaacatcCAGCTAGTGGACAATCAGCAATGTTTGTATTTAGTACTGGTGATTTGACTGTTCAAGAAGTATTGacatttgatgaaaataaacgtTCATggtttattgatgataatgttaaatCAGATGGAAAAATGCATTTATCAACACCAATTGATCCAATATTTTTGGTTTTACCATATTTAAGAAATTCACAACATGTTATGCCACTTGAACAAGTATTACGTGATGAGGATTATCCAGAAACAAGTAGACTTGctaaatgtcaaaatttaaaattatctctTGTTGCTGATAGAAAAGGTGATGAATCTTATCAagcatttaaatataatgaagaaaaaacaatgtgttggttacaaaaaaaagttgaaagagTTGCTGATATACTACGTCAAAAAGGTATACATGTATCACAAGGTGCTGTAAGTGCAAATTATGTTAAAAGCACAAAATATGAACCTGGTACagatattgaatatattaaatatgcTCATGGTATTGTTTCGGAATATTTAactgatgatttatcaaaaaaattggcacaatatttaaatattcctGATGAagctgataaaaaaagaaaattaaatactaatcCAAAAGATGGACCTGAAGAAAaacgtcaaaaaaaagaaccagatgatgaaaatttatcaagatcaCGTGCACTTGATCTGACTAAACCTGaaaag ccACAAAAGCCACCAACTCTAACGAAAAAGGAATTAGCTAGACAAAAAGCTGCTGCTGGTTCCAAGAGTATCaccaactttttcaaaattaaatga
- the LOC122861057 gene encoding bystin — MGKAKKIKVSKSGMTKIALADQIEDGSTAKYKNRQKTKVRMDDDDEYIDADLSLKILSQARKQKQELEKDEEEEQVGKNVSKGAIKKTVTTKLDNSTMSDDEDNDNYDDDDDNNMPDANDHKYCEQIELDPEEERALEMFKPSVTKVTLSLGDMIKNAIDKKEAINNKISEKATDIVTQQSEAGDMNIVDLDPRVQAMYEGVGEVLTKYRSGKLPKAFKLIPNLRNWEQILYLTQPEKWSAAAMYQATRIFASNLKEKMAQRFYNLVLLPRIRDDLDEYKRLNFHLYQALKKSLFKPAAFMKGILLPLLESGNCTLREAVIIGSVVAKNSIPMLHSSAAMLKIAEMPYGGANSIFLRIFIDKKYALPYRAVDGVVHHFLQFERETRILPVLWHQAFLTFVQRYKSDISTEQKEALLELLKRQAHPTITPDIRRELQNAKCRDNEFMDSMNTE, encoded by the exons atgggtaaagctaaaaaaattaaagtttctAAAAGTGGTATGACCAAGATTGCTTTAGCCGATCAAATTGAAGATGGTTCAAcagcaaaatataaaaatcgtcaaaaaacaaaagtacgcatggacgatgatgatgag TATATTGATGCAGACTTGTCACTAAAAATATTGTCTCAAGCTCGCAAGCAAAAACAAGAGTTAGAgaaagatgaagaagaagaacaagTAGGAAAAAATGTATCGAAAggagcaataaaaaaaactgtaacaacaaaacttgataattcaacaatgagtgatgatgaagataatgataattatgatgatgatgatgataataatatgccAGATGCAAATGATCACAAATATTGTGAACAAATTGAATTGGATCCAGAAGAAGAAAGAGCCCTAGAAATGTTTAAACCATCAGTGACAAAAGTAACATTATCCCTTGgtgatatgataaaaaatgcaattgataaaaaagaagcaatcaataataaaatatcagaaAAAGCAACTGACATTGTAACACAACAATCTGAAGCAGGTGATATGAATATTGTTGATCTTGATCCTCGTGTTCAAGCAATGTACGAGGGTGTTGGTGAAGTATTAACAAAATACAGAAGTGGAAAGTTACCCAAGGCATTTAAACTAATTCCAAATTTAAGAAATTgggaacaaatattatatttaacacaGCCAGAAAAATGGTCAGCAGCAGCAATGTATCAAGCAACAAGAATATTTGcttcaaatttaaaagaaaaaatggctCAAAGATTTTATAATCTTGTTCTTCTTCCTCGTATTCGTGATGATCTTGATGAAtataaaagattaaattttcatctttatCAAGCACTTAAAAAATCACTATTTAAACCAGCTGCATTTATGAAAGGTATATTATTACCTTTACTTGAATCTGGTAATTGTACATTACGAGAAGCTGTTATAATTGGTTCAGTTGTTGCTAAAAATTCAATTCCAATGTTACATTCATCAGCAGCAATGTTAAAAATTGCTGAAATGCCATATGGTGGTgcaaatagtatatttttaagaatatttattgataaaaaatatgcattACCATATCGTGCTGTTGATGGTGTTGTTCATCATTTCTTACAATTTGAAAGAGAAACAAGAATATTACCTGTTCTGTGGCATCAGGCATTTTTGACATTTGTTCAAAGATACAAATCTGATATTAGTACAGAACAAAAAGAGGCTcttcttgaattattaaaGAGACAAGCTCATCCAACAATAACACCAGACATTAGACGAGAATTACAAAATGCTAAATGTCGTGATAATGAGTTTATGGATTCCATGAATACTGaataa
- the LOC122861059 gene encoding ras-related protein Rab-9A-like, which yields MSVNNKNTIAGRSSSSSSNGVGSGTTLNRNTQRSSVLKIVLKVVILGNGNVGKSCLMNRFVSNHFDEQSFHTIGVEFLNKDIEINGQIYQLQIWDTAGQERFKSLRTPFYRGSDICLLTYAVNDKTSFNNLALWKSEFLYYADVHDGSIFPFIIIGNKVDVPELEKQISTEEALAWCAKNGNPPLVETSAKNATNVEAAFCQAVETWARLDAKMDRPIVEDIVNLSKQQTIHRTTCCMPTNSSDN from the exons atgtcagttaataataaaaacacaataGCTGGAagatcatcttcatcatcatctaatGGTGTTGGTAGTGGAACAACACTAAATCGTAATACTCAACGATCATCAGTgttaaaaatagtattaaaaGTTGTAATTCTTGGAAATGGAAATGTTGGAAAATCATGTCTAATGAATAGATTTGTATCAAATCATTTTGATGAACAAAGTTTTCATACAATtggtgttgaatttttaaataaagacaTTGAAATTAATGgtcaaatttatcaactacAAATTTGGGATACAGCTG GTCAAGAACGTTTTAAATCATTGAGAACACCTTTTTATCGTGGTTCTGATATTTGTCTATTGACATATGCTGTTAATGATAAAACTAGTTTCAACAATCTTGCATTGTGGAAATCGGAATTTCTTTATTATGCTGATGTACATGATGGATCAATATttccttttattattattggaaataag gTTGATGTACCAGAATTGGAGAAACAAATATCAACAGAGGAAGCTCTTGCTTGGTGTGCTAAAAATGGTAATCCACCACTAGTTGAAACATCAGCTAAAAATGCAACAAATGTTGAAGCAGCATTTTGTCAAGCTGTTGAAACTTGGGCTAGACTTGATGCTAAAATGGATCGTCCAATTGTTGAAGATATAGTCAATCTTTCAAAACAACAAACAATTCATCGTACCACTTGTTGTATGCCAACAAATTCTtctgataattaa
- the LOC122861061 gene encoding high affinity copper uptake protein 1 isoform X1 gives MDHSHHDMHDMHNMHNMNMNESDGMSHDHSGHHDHSAHDHSAHDHGSSMDTTTMVSSAMNMVMNHTVHAAASSHGSHGGSMHGGGMHGMSMSFHGGFTETILFDCWKISTVSGLIGSMIGIMIMAALYEGLKYYREYLFWKTYNSLQYRSVSMPRQKNVVAEDNRVVQMVGEVIHKQPPTMLSWMHTFQTLLHIIQIVLSYFLMLIFMTFNYWLGLAVVLGGAIGYFLFGWKKSVIVDVTEHCH, from the exons ATGGATCATAGTCACCATGATATGCACGACATGCACAACATGCACAATATGAATATGAATGAATCTGATGGAATGAGCCATGATCATAGTGGACATCATGATCACAGTGCTCATGATCACAGTGCTCATGATCATGGTTCCAGTATGgatacaacaacaatggtATCATCAGCAATGAACATGGTGATGAATCATACTGTTCATGCTGCTGCCTCTAGCCATGGTAGCCATGGTGGTAGTATGCATGGTGGTGGTATGCATGGAATGTCG ATGTCTTTTCATGGAGGTTTTACTGagacaatattatttgattgttgGAAAATATCAACAGTCAGTGGTCTTATTGGATCAATGATTGGCATAATGATTATGGCTGCATTGTATGAGGGTCTTAAATATTATcgagaatatttattttggaaAACATATAATTCACTTCAATACAGAAGTGTATCAATGCCACGTCAAAAAAATGTTGTTGCTGAAGATAATCGTGTTGTACA aatGGTCGGGGAAGTTATCCATAAACAACC ACCAACGATGCTGTCTTGGATGCACACCTTCCAGACTCTTCTCCATATAATACAAATTGTCCTTTCGTACTTTCTCATGCTCATCTTTATGACATTCAATTATTGGCTTGGTTTAGCTGTTGTTCTTGGTGGTGCAATTGGTTACTTTTTATTTGGCTGGAAAAAATCagttattgttgatgttacTGAACACTGTCACTGA
- the LOC122861061 gene encoding high affinity copper uptake protein 1 isoform X2: MDHSHHDMHDMHNMHNMNMNESDGMSHDHSGHHDHSAHDHSAHDHGSSMDTTTMVSSAMNMVMNHTVHAAASSHGSHGGSMHGGGMHGMSMSFHGGFTETILFDCWKISTVSGLIGSMIGIMIMAALYEGLKYYREYLFWKTYNSLQYRSVSMPRQKNVVAEDNRVVQPTMLSWMHTFQTLLHIIQIVLSYFLMLIFMTFNYWLGLAVVLGGAIGYFLFGWKKSVIVDVTEHCH, translated from the exons ATGGATCATAGTCACCATGATATGCACGACATGCACAACATGCACAATATGAATATGAATGAATCTGATGGAATGAGCCATGATCATAGTGGACATCATGATCACAGTGCTCATGATCACAGTGCTCATGATCATGGTTCCAGTATGgatacaacaacaatggtATCATCAGCAATGAACATGGTGATGAATCATACTGTTCATGCTGCTGCCTCTAGCCATGGTAGCCATGGTGGTAGTATGCATGGTGGTGGTATGCATGGAATGTCG ATGTCTTTTCATGGAGGTTTTACTGagacaatattatttgattgttgGAAAATATCAACAGTCAGTGGTCTTATTGGATCAATGATTGGCATAATGATTATGGCTGCATTGTATGAGGGTCTTAAATATTATcgagaatatttattttggaaAACATATAATTCACTTCAATACAGAAGTGTATCAATGCCACGTCAAAAAAATGTTGTTGCTGAAGATAATCGTGTTGTACA ACCAACGATGCTGTCTTGGATGCACACCTTCCAGACTCTTCTCCATATAATACAAATTGTCCTTTCGTACTTTCTCATGCTCATCTTTATGACATTCAATTATTGGCTTGGTTTAGCTGTTGTTCTTGGTGGTGCAATTGGTTACTTTTTATTTGGCTGGAAAAAATCagttattgttgatgttacTGAACACTGTCACTGA
- the LOC122861064 gene encoding anaphase-promoting complex subunit 15B-like gives MSFLPLWPSLQPRSTDPLWFNADKPCDDEDVVDKLESSHQAWKDRTRAAGCDQIPIGKSASDFRGSEEEEEEEEEEEEGEGEDEEESDTHEEEEEEFDEIDMEVSYSHPQQRTSPTDNTTTDPVSIRMVSSRYSAAP, from the exons aTGTCATTTCTACCACTGTGGCCAAGTTTACAGCCAAGATCAACAGATCCATTATGGTTTAATGCAGACAAGCCttgtgatgatgaagatgttgTTGACAAATTAGAGTCATCACATCAAGCATGG aaAGATCGTACTCGAGCAGCTGGTTGTGATCAAATTCCAATTGGTAAATCAGCAAGTGAT tttcgTGGATCTGAAGAAGAAGAGGAGGAAGAagaggaagaagaagaaggtgaaggtgaagatgaagaagaatcTGACACACATGAAGAAGAGGAAGAAGAGTTTGATGAAATCGACATGGAAGTAAGTTATTCACATCCACAACAACGTACAAGTCCAACTGACAATACTACCACTGATCCAGTGTCCATACGTATGGTCAGTTCTCGTTATTCAGCAGCcccttaa